The Cottoperca gobio chromosome 8, fCotGob3.1, whole genome shotgun sequence genome contains the following window.
ACGAAAGAGGCTCTAATGTGTTTCATCTCGGAGAGCCCATCAGCATTGAAGCCTCCGTCCGCGTTGGACATCACATGGGGCTCAGAGTGTTTTTGAGCAGCTGTGTGGCCACACTTAATCCTGACATATACTCTGTCCCCAGATATGTCTTCATTGAGAATGGGTAAGCACTTGATGTTGCAGTTAGAACATTATTTTCCTTCTGGCTTTAAATGGCCACTAgcataactctctctctctctctctctctcgatatcCAAAACTGTTGGTGGTCGGGTCGCATTATGGCTAATTTAAGCACCTGTAGTCCCATGACTGCTGACTTGGTGTGACTACTCTTAAGACGCATGTACAGTAATGGTtgacttttatatattcttccctctccttcatAGGTGCTTAGTTGACTCTCAGCTTCCAGGTTCAAGGTCTCAGTTCTTACCCAGGACACAGAATGAGAAGCTCGACTTGACCATTGATGCATTTAGGTTTCATAATGAGGACCAAGTAGAGGTGCGGCTCTAATTAACTTTGCTGAAGTCATGATTGCACATGCATATATTTTTTCCCTAcacttgctttttttcttttacagctcTACATCACGTGTCACATGAATGCTGTTCCAATGAATGATCCAGAGTCCCTAAATAAGGCGTGCACTTTTGTAAATGGAAGGCAAGTGAGATCTAGtctgaaaatgtataaaattaCACTAACCAAAGTAAAGGAGGGTGTGCTGAATGTTTTCATTGCTTTTCAGATGGAGGTCTGCTGATGGCAATGACTACTTGTGTGTGCAGTGCCAACGACAAAATGAAGTTGGCCAAACTCTCAGTAAGCCCAGCAGCCCAAGCAAGTTTGGTCCTCGTGGTTTTGGGAAGCCAGCTGACACTGTTCCCCTGGAGAGGAGAGTACTAGGGACCAATACAGGTTGGGCTACTTGGAGGAACttatgatgggggggggggaaggaaatGGGTATCATGCAATATTGGCTGCAGATGTCATCACAATGAGCAATTCAGTAAATTTCTCTCCATCATTTAGCTGTCAGGCTTCAAACATTATTGGACTTGCAATTGTGTAAAGATTATTCTTCCGGTTTATGTTAGTGTGGGAGCAGGATGCGCGTTTGGGCCCGATGATGGTCTTGCCATTCAAGCAGAGCAGTGGGCCAATACCTTTTGATGAGCTTCCTCCCATTCGCGATAAAATCAGCAGACCTTCATTGTTTAGCAGCCAGTGGAGAAGTGGAGTAAACAACGGAAGAGTTGGTGAGTTAAAACTCagattctgtttgttttgtttttttatttttttaagtatatGACGATTTTGGCTATTAAGATGTGGAGTGTTTCTGATCAGCAAGGAGATTAAAATGACCCAGCAATAAAAGATCTTAATGCTGAATTGTATTTGTATCCTAGATCAACCGAGAGGACTGCTTCCTGATTCGCCATCTACACCAGACCAGGTGAAGGTTCAAACTTTTGCTTCTGAGCAGGATAAAGATGCCAAAAGTGGAACGGATCCAAAAGGTAAAATGTGAAGAGacttaacatttttgttttatggtACTTTGaatgcacattttataaaaaatgtctCTCGATGACTATGCTGAGACAGTTTCTGAACTTCTAGGAAACTCATTCCCTGAGGCCCACTTGACATCAAACTCTGCAGTTCTGAACAATAATGACACTGCGTCTCTCGGTGAGGACGACACTGCGTCTCTCGGTGAGGACGACACTGCGTCTCTCGGTGAGGACGACACTGCGTCTCTCGGTGAGGACGACACTGCGTCTCTCGGTGAGGACGACACTGCGTCGCTCGGTGAGGACGACATCGGTGAGGACGACACTGCGTCTCTCGGTGAGGACGACACTGCGTCTCTCGGTGAGGACGACATCGGTGAGGACGACACTGCGTCTCTCGGTGAGGACGACATCGGTGAGGACGACACTGCGTCTCTCGGTGAGGACGACATCGGTGAGGACGACACCGCGTCTCTCGGTGAGGACGACACTGCGTCTCTCGGTGAGGACGGCCCGACTGCTCAGTTTACCGTGGATGCGACCAGACAGTCGAATGCAACTGCAACAGAATCTGACCTTTCAGatacaaatgaatgataataaatgtttataaaaatatgtctatatattgtgttttatttctgcaaTGCACAAAGGATATGGAGGAGCACCTCCCAAAATTAGTTGGTATATTAGCTGAAGTATTAAATCttaaatgtctttgttgttgaACAAATTGCTATTTAAAATCCATGTTTCTTGCTGGCATAAAATGGTCAAATATTTTAACTGCTAAAGTGGCATGCTACaacatttggtttatttaaagGTGGGGGTTTTTTTGGGGGGTGGCAGTGAGTGAGGGGGTGCAGCAAATGGCCATGATTTGGCTTTTGAACCCAGGCTTCTGCAGCAAGGATTCACTTCTGTATATGGGTGGTGCTTTACCAGGAAACCCCAAGGAACattttcacaaatgaacactttTCTCTTagcataaatacaatataatcaaATTACACCATGTTCTCATGACTTCACGTCTCGCCCATTTGTCTTTACTGGATCATATTAAGTACCATGAACTCTTACAATGTCACACAAGAACGTTCCCATACTTTATACCGGATTGTACGTTAATGAGACCGTTCAAAGTTATGGAAGGTCCTGAGTTGGCTTAGTCCAGCAAACTCTTTAACTCTTATGGGCTGTATCTCAAATATACCACAATATGAAGAttcagaagtttttttttttttgttggaccTGTATAAAGTCTCTTTAGACATTGTTTTATCTACTATTTTACaccattttaattctatttttataatggtacttcagactcatttacatcaacactgattattgtactgtaaatgctcttctGTCTAATCTTATACTAATGTTTGGACTGCAATTATtgcatgaaaggtgctatacaaataaagattatcaCGCATACAGCTAAAATCCTGCTGTGACaggtttttttcatttttctgtgCACTAGACCTCTCCCTTCTCTATGCTACTTATCTAATTTGTACTTATTTAAAGCAtgcaaatgcaaaaaataaattgtcTTGATGTtggatacaataatataaaatggggTCATTTTCAATGATAACCCAATAACTAGGATTCAGTGGTGCTCTATATCACTATTCATACATAATGAAGGCACTTCATTGTAACTTCTAGATATAAACCCATATAATGTTGGGTGTGGGCCAATCAcgtgtgactgcagctttaatcCTCCCACATCAGTTAATGAGTAATTGCTTCCAGCTGTCCTCTCCATGTGATTTGATTGGTCTGAACTGGGAAGTATTTGAGATTGAGTGTTTGAACCTTCAGCATCTTACTTAAAAGTATGTATTTGGATCACTTGTTTTACTGATTGTGTTGTGTGAGCAGGAGGTTCTGCTGTGTTGTCCTGTTGTTCTGATAAAAGAGCACAATGCTGATCGCAGGTCACGCCGCCTCTCTGGCACTGCTGATATCATTTGCTTTTGGTGTTGCAGATTCCATTCGAACTTTAAGAGATGGACCCATGATCGATGCTGAAGGAAGGGAATATAAATCTGTTGCATTAGGAATTGAAGCAGAAGACATCAGTGAAACACAATTCAACGACGGATCAACTGTCCATGTGCGATGCACAGACGCGTCCATGTTCATTGTGGTAAAGGCTGACGTGTTTAAAAATGGACACCTTGTGTCTCCTGGGGAGCTTTTTTTGGGAGGAGCCGAGCATTCCCAGAGCAGTCAGTGCCGAGCTGTTGCTGCGGGGGACTCTGAATATGTCATTGAAGCTGCACTTCAAGATTGTGGATCCAAATTGAGTGTAAGTTGTTGATTGATGGACATATCTGTGGCTGCTTGAGTGAAGATTTTGACTTGCTGTTTTTTCAGAAGGTTCCCCgagtgaatgtgtttttatcatCATCTCTAGATATCTGAGGACTATGTGACCTACTCGAACCACCTGATAATCTCACCAGCTGCCAGTTACTATGGCATTACAAGAAGGGCCCATGCTGTAGTTCCCTGTTTCCTGTCACTATCAAAGGTGACATTTTATCATTGTATTGTACAGACAAGCTGTTTtttgatcttcttcttcttcttcttcatggcTGACTTGTTAACTCTCTGGGACAGGAAATACTTTGTGAGCAGTAACGCTCAGcactctctctccactcctgCAAAATATCCAACAGATGCTTTCTCTCTAAAGCTGATGAACGGTATGTGTGACCTCCCTACGATGTTTGTAGTTTAAGTGTGCATGTAGTCAGTGTACctgaagtattcagatcctatACCTgaaggaccagtgtgtaggatttagtggcatctagggGTGAGGTTGCACATTGCAGCCAACTGAATAACCCTCTGCTCACCTCTCCTTTCCAAGCATGAAGGCaaactacggtggccttcaggtaaggTAAAAACGTGAATGCACTCTCGAGAGGCTGTTTTTGTCCGTTCTAGGGGAACCTTTAGTGTATAAGAAGACCcactccctatgtagatatgaaaaCACAGCTATTCTTAGTTTCATGGTATTATACACTAATAAAACTAGTTGTAAATATCATATTCCATTTATGTGAATAAAATCCctgtcctgcattcaaaaccttattCCGtaaaaagtattatcagcactttaagtatcaaaagtactcGTTCTGCAGAATAATGGTAGCGATCATTGGTTTACTATTAGGCTATATAATGTTTGGGAATACTATTACTGGTCTGTGTAATTTTAAATTTCACAAATTTAAGGTAACACAAGGTGAGTGATTTACAAATGATGATTTTGGG
Protein-coding sequences here:
- the LOC115012020 gene encoding zona pellucida sperm-binding protein 3-like isoform X2 encodes the protein MEALYFWFILLVGLCISLSSAFPPKYDTQNALFERPELTGTSKKSEQQKDPAEVREQVNTVRVTCHPGSFEIIIKADLFGVGAPVNSDEIRLGVEKNEYCSATASSGDEYTIIVGLVDCGTTHWITKDSLIYTNLLVYTPVASTDGVVRMDDAVIPIECHYKRKYSLSSSSLTPTWIPFMATQVSVEILDFNLRIMTSDWIYERGSNVFHLGEPISIEASVRVGHHMGLRVFLSSCVATLNPDIYSVPRYVFIENGCLVDSQLPGSRSQFLPRTQNEKLDLTIDAFRFHNEDQVELYITCHMNAVPMNDPESLNKACTFVNGRWRSADGNDYLCVQCQRQNEVGQTLSKPSSPSKFGPRGFGKPADTVPLERRVLGTNTVWEQDARLGPMMVLPFKQSSGPIPFDELPPIRDKISRPSLFSSQWRSGVNNGRVDQPRGLLPDSPSTPDQVKVQTFASEQDKDAKSGTDPKGNSFPEAHLTSNSAVLNNNDTASLGEDDTASLGEDDTASLGEDDTASLGEDDTASLGEDDTASLGEDDIGEDDTASLGEDDTASLGEDDIGEDDTASLGEDDIGEDDTASLGEDDIGEDDTASLGEDDTASLGEDGPTAQFTVDATRQSNATATESDLSDTNE
- the LOC115012020 gene encoding zona pellucida sperm-binding protein 3-like isoform X1, which gives rise to MEALYFWFILLVGLCISLSSAFPPKYDTQNALFERPELTGTSKKSEQQKDPAEVREQVNTVRVTCHPGSFEIIIKADLFGVGAPVNSDEIRLGVEKNEYCSATASSGDEYTIIVGLVDCGTTHWITKDSLIYTNLLVYTPVASTDGVVRMDDAVIPIECHYKRKYSLSSSSLTPTWIPFMATQVSVEILDFNLRIMTSDWIYERGSNVFHLGEPISIEASVRVGHHMGLRVFLSSCVATLNPDIYSVPRYVFIENGCLVDSQLPGSRSQFLPRTQNEKLDLTIDAFRFHNEDQVELYITCHMNAVPMNDPESLNKACTFVNGRWRSADGNDYLCVQCQRQNEVGQTLSKPSSPSKFGPRGFGKPADTVPLERRVLGTNTVWEQDARLGPMMVLPFKQSSGPIPFDELPPIRDKISRPSLFSSQWRSGVNNGRVDQPRGLLPDSPSTPDQVKVQTFASEQDKDAKSGTDPKVSELLGNSFPEAHLTSNSAVLNNNDTASLGEDDTASLGEDDTASLGEDDTASLGEDDTASLGEDDTASLGEDDIGEDDTASLGEDDTASLGEDDIGEDDTASLGEDDIGEDDTASLGEDDIGEDDTASLGEDDTASLGEDGPTAQFTVDATRQSNATATESDLSDTNE
- the LOC115012020 gene encoding zona pellucida sperm-binding protein 3-like isoform X4, with the translated sequence MEALYFWFILLVGLCISLSSAFPPKYDTQNALFERPELTGTSKKSEQQKDPAEVREQVNTVRVTCHPGSFEIIIKADLFGVGAPVNSDEIRLGVEKNEYCSATASSGDEYTIIVGLVDCGTTHWITKDSLIYTNLLVYTPVASTDGVVRMDDAVIPIECHYKRKYSLSSSSLTPTWIPFMATQVSVEILDFNLRIMTSDWIYERGSNVFHLGEPISIEASVRVGHHMGLRVFLSSCVATLNPDIYSVPRYVFIENGCLVDSQLPGSRSQFLPRTQNEKLDLTIDAFRFHNEDQVELYITCHMNAVPMNDPESLNKACTFVNGRWRSADGNDYLCVQCQRQNEVGQTLSKPSSPSKFGPRGFGKPADTVPLERRVLGTNTVWEQDARLGPMMVLPFKQSSGPIPFDELPPIRDKISRPSLFSSQWRSGVNNGRVDQPRGLLPDSPSTPDQVKVQTFASEQDKDAKSGTDPKVSELLGNSFPEAHLTSNSAVLNNNDTASLGEDDTASLGEDDTASLGEDDTASLGEDDIGEDDTASLGEDDTASLGEDDIGEDDTASLGEDDIGEDDTASLGEDDIGEDDTASLGEDDTASLGEDGPTAQFTVDATRQSNATATESDLSDTNE
- the LOC115012020 gene encoding zona pellucida sperm-binding protein 3-like isoform X3, whose translation is MEALYFWFILLVGLCISLSSAFPPKYDTQNALFERPELTGTSKKSEQQKDPAEVREQVNTVRVTCHPGSFEIIIKADLFGVGAPVNSDEIRLGVEKNEYCSATASSGDEYTIIVGLVDCGTTHWITKDSLIYTNLLVYTPVASTDGVVRMDDAVIPIECHYKRKYSLSSSSLTPTWIPFMATQVSVEILDFNLRIMTSDWIYERGSNVFHLGEPISIEASVRVGHHMGLRVFLSSCVATLNPDIYSVPRYVFIENGCLVDSQLPGSRSQFLPRTQNEKLDLTIDAFRFHNEDQVELYITCHMNAVPMNDPESLNKACTFVNGRWRSADGNDYLCVQCQRQNEVGQTLSKPSSPSKFGPRGFGKPADTVPLERRVLGTNTVWEQDARLGPMMVLPFKQSSGPIPFDELPPIRDKISRPSLFSSQWRSGVNNGRVDQPRGLLPDSPSTPDQVKVQTFASEQDKDAKSGTDPKVSELLGNSFPEAHLTSNSAVLNNNDTASLGEDDTASLGEDDTASLGEDDTASLGEDDTASLGEDDTASLGEDDIGEDDTASLGEDDTASLGEDDIGEDDTASLGEDDIGEDDTASLGEDDTASLGEDGPTAQFTVDATRQSNATATESDLSDTNE
- the LOC115012469 gene encoding LOW QUALITY PROTEIN: zona pellucida sperm-binding protein 3-like (The sequence of the model RefSeq protein was modified relative to this genomic sequence to represent the inferred CDS: deleted 1 base in 1 codon) codes for the protein MLIAGHAASLALLISFAFGVADSIRTLRDGPMIDAEGREYKSVALGIEAEDISETQFNDGSTVHVRCTDASMFIVVKADVFKNGHLVSPGELFLGGAEHSQSSQCRAVAAGDSEYVIEAALQDCGSKLSISEDYVTYSNHLIISPAASYYGITRRAHAVVPVSCHYQRKYFVSSNAQHSLSTPAKYPTDAFSLKLMNDGWTTEMFSTVFYIGDLLYLEATYTAPDSEHRLLFINDCVVTLTPDTSSVPRYYLIGNYGCLDDAKEEGSNALFHPRTRASSLRLQLDALLFHQDSRNSIFITCQLKATTEMWRSSSINKACNYVHSRWINVDGSDDVCRCCDNTCYKRSPNSNTNLRPVITEDIMACGTVTLGPLMVFPGK